The genomic region CACTACTTCAGCTACGAGCGCGGCGACCCAGCGCTGGACCCGGAGCAGTCCTACCAGCTGGATGTGAGCTTGGGCTGGAAGCAGGATAAGTGGTCGGTGCAGCTGAGCCCGTTTTTCAACTATTTTCCCAACTACATCTACCTGAACCCTACCCCCGAGCACGACTACTTCTACGGGGCCGGCAACCAGGTATTTCAGTACGCCCAAAGCCGCGTGCGGCGCTACGGCGGCGAGGTGCAGCTCCGCTACCAACTGCTGCCTACCCTCCGCACCGAGCTGCTGGCCGAATACCTGCGCGCCACGCAGCTCTCGGGCGCCAAGCGCGGCTTCACGCTGCCATTCTCGCCCCCCGCCTCGGCCTTGTTGAACCTCACCTGGTCGCCACGGCTGAGCGGGGAGCTCTCCGGCAGCTATTTCGCTGTGGACTATCGTCGTACGGCTGCCCAGCCGAACATCGTGCCGCCTGAGCGGAAGACGTTGGGCTACCAGCTTTTTCATGTGCAGGCGGGTACTAGGCTCACCCTTGGGCAGCAGCCCCTGCTGCTCAGCCTGCAAGTGCAGAACCTACTGAACACGCGCTACCTCAACCACACCAGCTTCTACCGGCTCATTGGCCTCCCCGAAGCCGGGCGCAATGTCATTCTCACACTCAATCTTCCCTTTACTATTACCCCAGCCACTCATGAAAAAAATTAATCACTTCTCGTACCACCTGGCGTCAGCGCTCCACACCACGCGCACGCTGCTGGCGCTGCTGCTGTTTGCTACCCTGCTTTCAGCCTGTAATGACGACAACGAGCCCACACCAGCTGCTCAGCCTACCATCAGCAACGTAGAGATTGGCCTGGGAAACAACGAGATGGGTACTATTGGTGGGGACTTTCACCTGAACGCCGACATTGTGGCCGGCGATAAGATTGATTTGGTGACAGTGAAAATTCAGCAGCGGGCGGGCGAGACCTACGCCAAGACGTGGCAGCACGAGATAGTGTGGGAGCAGTACAAAGGCGCCAAGAATACGACCGTGCACAAGCACTTCGACATCCCGGCCGACGCGGCCGAGGGCAAGTACGATTTCCTGATCATCGTGACCGACGAGAACGGAACCAAGCTGGAGGAAAAGCGCAGCCTGACCATCTATAAGCAAGAGAACATGCCCGTTAATCCCACGCAAACCATCTTCAACGTATTCAAAAATGACCTGCGGTATTACCGGAGAGGCGTATTCGCCACGCCGGGCGAGAAGTTGGCTAAAGGGGATAAGCTCACGTCGCAGGTTGCCATCTCCGGCGTGAAAGGCGACGGCAAAATGTACTTGTTGCTGATCAACAAAAAGCTGAATCACCGCCCCGAGTCCATCGAGCAGATCGACTTCAGCAAAGCCATTGTGTATGATGTGGTTGAACACAAGAACATGGCTGCGTCCGGCGACTTCTCTAATTCTACGTCTGATCCGGTTACGAATACCGCTATTCGTGACTGGCCTAACTTCACCATTGGCGGCACCACTGACAACAACGCGCCCACACCTAACGCCATCAGCGGCAGCAAGGCCTGGGAGTCAGGCACCTACTACTACGGGGTAGTGTACAAGAATACCACCTACAACATAAGCTTCTTCCAGTACATCGAAGTGCCCATTGAACTATAGGCAGGCAGTAATATATGGTGTCGCTGTTG from Hymenobacter aerilatus harbors:
- a CDS encoding DUF4625 domain-containing protein gives rise to the protein MKKINHFSYHLASALHTTRTLLALLLFATLLSACNDDNEPTPAAQPTISNVEIGLGNNEMGTIGGDFHLNADIVAGDKIDLVTVKIQQRAGETYAKTWQHEIVWEQYKGAKNTTVHKHFDIPADAAEGKYDFLIIVTDENGTKLEEKRSLTIYKQENMPVNPTQTIFNVFKNDLRYYRRGVFATPGEKLAKGDKLTSQVAISGVKGDGKMYLLLINKKLNHRPESIEQIDFSKAIVYDVVEHKNMAASGDFSNSTSDPVTNTAIRDWPNFTIGGTTDNNAPTPNAISGSKAWESGTYYYGVVYKNTTYNISFFQYIEVPIEL